The region GTACCCTGGCAACTGCGCCAGCGCAAGGATGAAGGTACTCTGGTACGTTCGGAGGGGCGAGAAGCCCTGCTCGGCGAAGGTTGAAGGTAGCCATGTGAAGATGCCGTAGTAGGCGAGGGCGACGCAGAACCAGGCGATCCATAACATCAGGGTCGAGCGCCGTATCCCGGGCACCCAGAGCCGCGTAACGGTGACCCCACCCTGCCTTTCACCAGCGACCAGGGTCTGCTCGGGGGCGGGCCGACCATTCTCCGCCGCTATGCCGGTGAGAATTTCTTTGGCCTCATCTGCCCTCCCAGAGATGGCTAGAAAGCGCGGCGACTCCGGTATGCTCTTGCGGATCCAGAGCACCAGTAGCGCCGCTAACGCCGACGCTGCGAGCAGCGGGCGCCAGCCGAAGCTCGGTACAAGGAGCCACGCAAGCCCGGCAGCCAGGATCGTACCGACGGCCCAGAAACTTTCGAGTATGACTAGGTTGCGCCCCCGGTTCTCGCTAGGCAAGAACTCGGCGTAGACCGAGAAATCGAGCGGGAGCGCGCCGCCGAGGCCGAAGCCCGTGATGAAGCGAAGCACCGCCAACCACTCCCAGCTCGGCGCGAAAGCGGACAGCAGTCCGAATACTGCGAAGGTCAGTACCGTCAGCTGAAAGCCCGTGCGCCGACCTATGTAATCTGAAACGGTTCCCCAAAACCAGGCGCCGACCAGCATCCCAGCGAATGTTGCGGTAGCGATCAGACCAGCCTGGGCTGGAGAGATCGCGAACTCGGCGATTATGGAAGGGAGCGCGAATCCTAGCATCAGGATCTCTGCGCTGTCCGCTACCCACGTCACCCCACAAACGGCCAGCAGACGCTTCTGAAACCGACCGAAGCCGATCCGATCGATGGCCTCCTGCACGGTCATCGTTCCGTTCCCAGCGCTCATGTTGACCTTCCTTCCACCTTACGCTTCATACGGTCGGCTGTCCCGAACTTCCCACCAAGCTATACCTCTCCTTTCCTGGTGGCTTCCGTTTCCTCAAGCAATGCGATGATCTTCGCCAAGGCGTTGGACCTGTGCACTTCCTGAGCGGCAATGGCTCCGGCGACGTCCCCAGACTTGCAGGCCTCGAAGATAGCCCGATGGTCCTTCTGGACCTGCTTGTGCCAGACAGGACCGAAAATCAAACCGCGATAAACCTCGGAGTTTTGCCAGAGGATATCTACCATGCGGCAGATCTTCGGTAGTCCGGCCTGCTCAAAGAGCAAGAAATGAAACTCCCGGTTAGCCTCAGTGTACCCCAGAACATCGCCTGCCTCCATAAGCTTGTTCATCCGGACGATCGTCCGTTCGAGACACCGGATGAGTTCCGCGTCGGCCTTCGCCACCGCTCGGCGCGTCAACTCATCTTCGAGGAGACGCCTCGCGAGGTAGATTTCTTCGATCTGCTCTCTTGAGAGCTCGACCACCTTGTATCCACGGTGGCGCTCGTACACAACCTGTCCCTCGGCCTCCAGGGTCCTTAACGCCTCCCTAACTGGCACCGCGCTGACGTTCAAACGCTTCGCGAGATCCAGTTGGCGCACCCACTGCCCCGGCTTCAGCCGACGGGTCATTATCGCTTGGCGAATCTCGCGCAGTACCGCCTCTTGAGAGGTCGGCGGTGTGCTGAATGACCTCTGATCTTCTTTCTGATATGCCATCTCATTGAGTAGCCGCAGGTGATGTGATTTCGAACTGTTACGTCTCATTGGTTACCTGAAGGCCTCTATCCCGGTTATGGCCTGGCCGAGGATGAGGGTGTGCACCTCGTCGGTGCCCTCGTAGGTGCGCACGCTCTCCAGGTTGTTCGCGTGCCTCAAGGGCGGGTAGTCCAGCGTGACCCCGTTCCCACCCAGGATCGCGCGCGCCTCCCGGGCGATCTTTATCGCCTCGCGCACGTTGTTGAGCTTGCCCAGCGAGATCTGCTGGTGCTTGAGGGCGCCCGCGTCCTTCATCCTCCCCAGGTGCAGCGCCAGAAGCATCCCCTTCTGGATCTCCACGACCATGTCCGCAAGCTTTTTCTGGGTGAGCTGGAAGGAGGCGACGGGCCGGCCGAACTGCTCCCGCCGCAGCGAGTACTCGAGCGCGCACTCGTAGCAGTCCCTCGCCGCCCCCATGGAGCCCCAGATGATGCCGTAGCGGGCCTCGTTGAGGCAGCTGAAGGGCGCCCGGAGCCCGGCGGCCCCCGGCAGCATCGCTCCAGCGGGAACCCTCACCCCCCCCAGCTCGATGTCGCACTGGATGGAGGCGCGCATGCTGAGCTTGGGCTCGATGTTCGTGGCCGAGAAGCCCTGGGCCGCGGTGGGGACCAAAAAGCCCCGTACCGGGTTGCCCTCCTCGTCGGTCCTCGCCCAGATCACCGCCACCTCCGCGATGGAGGCCATCCCGATCCAGCGCTTCGCGCCCTCTATGACCCACCCGTCCCCGTCCCTGCGGGCAAAGGTCTTCATGCTCGCCGGGTCGCTCCCGGCGGTCGGCTCGGTGAGCCCGAAGCAGCCCACCGCCTCCCCCCTCGCCATCCTCGGAAGCCACTCCTGCTTCTGCTCCTCGGAGCCGAAGCGGTGGATGGCGCTCATCGCCAGCGAGCCCTGCACGCTCACGAACGTCCTTATCCCCGAGTCCCCGGCCTCGAGCTCCATGCAAGCAAGCCCGTACTCCACCGCGCTCCTTCCGGCGCACCCGTAGCCTTCGAGGTGCATCCCCAGAAGCCCGAGCGCTCCCATCTCGGGGACAAGCTCCCTCGGGAAGCGGGCCTCCTCGTACCACCCTTTGATGTTCGGCCGGACCCGCTCCTCCACAAAGGAGCGCACCCGGTCCCGCACCGCCCGCTCCTCCTCGCTGAGCAGCGTGTCCAGCTCTAGGAAATTTTCCATCCCCTGCACTTCGACCGCCGCAGGTTGCACCCCCGGTATAGTTCTTGCCTATGTTCATATTTGAACCTCAGCGCAAATTCAATATTATATTGAATCCATAGAGCAGTATAGGATATAGTGCGAGAGCGCGTCAATAGAACAATGCAACGAATAGCGTTGGCTGTGGGTCACAGGCAAAGAAGGTTTGCAGAGCTACGCAAACGGGGGCAAAGCGCATGAGTAATTCGCAGCGTCAAGACGGCACCGAGCAAGAGATGGTGCGAGCCGCGCTGCTACAAGCTGGGTTCCAGGTCAATGACGAAGATATCGTCAGGCTAATACCGCTGTTCCGGGCGCTTTGTAAGAACCACGCGCGAATCTCAGCCTTACTGCCCTTGTCCATTGAGTTGCAAGTGACCTTTGATCCAAGGTGGCGAACTTGACCTCTCCGGCTACATTCTCGGTGGTGGAAGCCGCTCGCCTTATTGCGAGCGGTGAGCTCTCCCCCGTTGAACTCACCCGCTCTATACTCGAGCGGATAGAGCGAATAGACCCACGCCTCAAGGCGTACGTAGCCATTTTTCATGAGGAAGCGCTAGCAGAAGCGAAACGGGCAGCAAATGAAATCTCCATGTTGGGACCGCGTAGTTCGCTGCATGGTATCCCCGTAGCCATCAAGGACGTTTACGATATCGAGGGCAAGCCGACGCTGGCCGGCTCTCGCGTTCGGGTGGGCCACATCGCCGATGCCGACAGCGAGGTCGTGAAACGCCTTCGGGAGGCCGGCGCGATCATCGTTGGAAAGACGGTGACACACGAGTTCGCCAGCGGGGTTACTTCTCCCCCGACGCGCAACCCGTGGGATCTGAACCGAATACCCGGCGGATCATCAGGAGGATCGGGGGCGGCGCTCGCCGCAGACCTGTGCCTAGCGGCGACGGGTACTGACACGGCAGGTTCAATTCGCATCCCTGCTTCGGTGAACGGTGTCGTCGGCCTCAAGCCGACCTTCGGCCGGATCTCTAAGCGCGGGATCGTACCGCTCTCTTGGTCTCTGGACCACGTAGGACCCCTTGCCAAGACGGTTCACGACGCAGCGCTCATGTTAAACACCCTAGCCGGCTACGATCCCGCCGATGTATGCTCGATTAAAGAACCAGTCCGCGACTTCACAGATAGGATAGACTGCGAGATCTCTGGCTTCAAGGTTGGCGTAGCCCAAAACTGGTATCTGGATCGCATAGGCGCCGCAGTCGCGAAAGCTACGCAAGAGGCAGCACGCACCTTCGAAGATCTTGGTGCCTCGGTCGAGGAAATTGAGATCCAGCATCTCGACCTAGCAATGGAGATCCACTCTACCATCCTCTCCGCTGAGGCAAGTGCATACCATCAGTCTATGTTACCTGTCGCGTCCGAGAGCTACAGGCGCGGCACGCGGGTTTTCCTCCAAGCTGGCCAACTTATCCCTGCCACGGCCTATCTCAACGCACAGCGCGCCCGCGAGCTCATCCGCCAGGGTTTCCGCGAAGCGTTTTCCCGAGTCGATGTGCTGATTGGGCCAACGCTACCGACGGTAGCCGCCCTCTTCGGCAGCAACAAGGTAGAAGTCAACGGAACGGAGGAAGACATCACGCAAGCTTACACTCGCCTCTCAATACCCGCCAACCTCGCGGGGCTGCCCGCGCTATCGGTACCGTGCGGGTACCATTTAGGTCTCCCGCTAGGCCTACAACTCATAGGAAAACCGCTCGACGAACGAACAGTGCTCCGCGCGGGACACGCATACGAGCAAGCGACAAACCACCATCTAAAACGTCCAAATCTCGTTTAACCAGCACCGTTCACAATAGCTGATCTGTAGAACGGCATCCGGTATGCTCGAAGCAGCCTCGGGCGTCCGCAGCGGTAACCGCAGATACAGTGAGTTGCGATGAGAATGGGCTGCATGGCATTTTAGACTGATGAAAGCGTACTCCAAAGAACTCCGTGAGAAGATCGTGGACGCCACCGGACGAGGCATGCCCAAGGCCCAGGCAGCTCGCACCTTCGAAAGTCGGGATCTCGACCGTCAAGCGTTACGTCGCCAAGGCCCAAAGGGGAGAATCCCTTGAGCCAGAGGTAAGGCACCTGGTAAACGACCCAAGATGGATGAGCGGATATAAGCGCAAGCTCCTCGAAGAGGATCTCTCAAAAGGGGAGCGCCCGTTTGTCACCCTTCGGGAGCACTGTGAGTACGTCGTAGAGACCATATTAAGCGGTGTTTCGGTGAGCCGTTTTACCATGTGTGCCATTCCATAGCTTGGATCGGTTCCACACGCAAAAGAAGGGGCCGAAAGGCGCCATAGAGAGCGAGACGGGTTCGTAATAAAGACTGCCTGGCGGGTGATGGCGTCCGCTGAGGTCGACCCCAAGGTGGCTCTAGTGTTCGTGGATAAGATGGGAGTGCACACCTCCCTAGCGCCCCTTTATGGTTGCCCTCGAAAAGGCGGAACGTGTGCACACCTGCAGGTTTCCATGCAATGTCGTGGCAAAAACACCATGCTTTGGGGTAGTGTTCCAGGGAGTGTGTAAGAGGTCTGCCATAATAAGCCTTACCTCCATCGTCACGGCACCGTGCGTAAGCCCGTTGGTGATCATAAGCTTCAAGAAGCGATCGCTTGTCGCTACGAGTGCGCCTCTTGCAAAAGGACTTTCCGCCACTACCCCTCCGGGATCACCCCCAAGGATCAGAGCCCAAGAACCGTGGTGCTGGCCGCGCTGATGATGTACGCTCTTGGGCTCTCCTGCTCGGCGGCCTCGCACCTGCTTGGGGCTTTGGGAGCGGAGGTTTGCAAGATGAGCGTGTGGCGCGACGCCCAGGAAGCGGGCGAAGCCTTGAGGAAGAGAAGGCCCGCGGGAAGGGTGCGGGTTCTGGGAGCGGATGAGACGGTCTTATAAGGTGAAGGGCGAGGAAGCGGTGGTCGGTTTCGTGGTCGACGCCCAGAACGGGAGGACCCTGGGCTTTGAGGTGCTCTTGGAGGGAGAGGGGGGAGGCTTTCAGGGAGTGGCTCGTGCCCTACGCCGAAGGGCTGGGGGTCGAGGTGTTGGTCTCCGACGACAACGACTCCTACGCCGTGGCGGCCTCGGAGCTGGGGCTCTCTCACCAGCTGTGCATCGCCCATGTGCGCAAGAACGTCACCAAGGGCGCCGACTCGATCCTGAAGCAGGCAAAAAGGGAGTACGACGAGGGAGACGAGAAGCTACGAAAGCTCAAAGAGGATCTGAAAACGCTAAGAGGACTGCCAAGAGAGCTTCACGAGGAAGGTGCCCACGAGATCGGGCGGTTGCACCGTGGATACCTGTGGGCCGCCCCGCCCAAGAGGAAGGGTCAACGAACGAAGAAGGCCACAGCCACTTACAGGATGCGGATGCTCACCCTGAAGCTGTGGAACGAGTGGCGTAAGGTGGGGCTGCACCTGGCACGTCCCGAGTTGGGCTTGGACGGCACCAACAACGCCTCGGAGAGGGGCATAGGGAAGAGCAAGGTGAAGATACAAGACGATGAGGGGCTACAAGAGCATATAGAAAGGATGAAAAACGGCATCGCCTTGACGCAGTGGCTCTATGGCGGCGAGGAAGAGTGCGACTTGGCCGGGGAGATGATGGCGGCGTGAAACCCCCTCGACGCCGCATCGGAACGATTTTTCGAACTCGCCCACCGTTTATGGGACAGTTACGATGCGGCTCAAGCCTTATGGTTTTTGGCATAATGAGTTATTATACAGACGTACTTGGTACAATAGTTGTGATCCTCGATGAGTTCCCTGATCCTCTGATCCTCTTTTGGGTCGCTATGTGCTCCGAGGTTATCCATCACCACAATCTGCCCCGCACTCAAGCTCGCTACGAGCACCTTCTCTACAGCCAGAGAGTGGGTCCCATCCCCTCCAAATTCATACTAGAAGAAAGCACCGTCTTGTTCTTGCCCCCAGGTCCGTGGCACCGCCAGAGATACAGCCGCTCGCCTCTCTGGGTGCGTAGGAGCCGTAGATGGGTCCGAAGTGAGGTATGCGCGCTGCGCACTCGTTCACGAAGACAAGCCTCTCTGGGGCCACCACCGCAGCCACCATCACTCGCTAGCTCGCCCTCTCGAACTCGTTACGCTCCGTGGCAACTCGCCGCCTTCTTCTTTCACGCGTAGAGCCGATTTGGGCTATGGCACGGCACACATCGCCGAGCGGCTCACCGAGAGTCCTGTCTCATGGCCTCTATGTGTAGTCGCAGCGCTGCTTTAGGTGAGGTAAGGGTGCTTGGCAAGGTCGTCTTCAAGCAGCTTCCTCGCCTTCTCGTCGAGAGCGAGACGGAGAAGGTACGAGCTGCCTTCAAGCCTTGGACATCCCGGTCAAGTCCCGAAGTGATACTGTTGATTTATTCGCTCAAGAGTCACGATCAACTCGCTGGGGCCAGAGAAGCCAATCGGGAACGTCGAGTGACGGCAGTTGGAATACCCCGTTCAGCCAGTTGGTGCTCCGTCCCACGTTAACGGCCGTCGCGGTGGCCAGCTCCTGCACAGGTGGGTCTTCTTCAAGCCCCGGTAGCGGGCTTGGCGCAACCCGAAGGCCTTTCTACTCCTTGTGAGACTGTCCCTTCTATGCCTGCCTCTGGCAGTAGAGGGCGGCAAACTCTTCGGTCTTCTGACGCTTTCTGGCAAACTGGATGGCCTCGTGTACGTCTCTTGGCTGTACAAAGTGAGGGTGCGCGGGAGGTTCTGGGCCCGGGTGCACGACTGGCGGCTCATACCAGGTACGCCAGTATACTGTATATAATGATTAATTGAGGCCTGGTCATAATTCACGCTGCCTTGAGGAA is a window of Rubrobacter xylanophilus DSM 9941 DNA encoding:
- a CDS encoding MFS transporter codes for the protein MSAGNGTMTVQEAIDRIGFGRFQKRLLAVCGVTWVADSAEILMLGFALPSIIAEFAISPAQAGLIATATFAGMLVGAWFWGTVSDYIGRRTGFQLTVLTFAVFGLLSAFAPSWEWLAVLRFITGFGLGGALPLDFSVYAEFLPSENRGRNLVILESFWAVGTILAAGLAWLLVPSFGWRPLLAASALAALLVLWIRKSIPESPRFLAISGRADEAKEILTGIAAENGRPAPEQTLVAGERQGGVTVTRLWVPGIRRSTLMLWIAWFCVALAYYGIFTWLPSTFAEQGFSPLRTYQSTFILALAQLPGYFSAAYLIERIGRRNTLGLYLLASGVFTFLFATASGFGWILTASILMSFFSLGAWGALYAWTPELYPTEIRATGMGWASGMSRIAGVFAPILGGILFGLATTAGGSLLYVLSLWSASFIVGGIVVFLLGVETKRRALSDTVSDSSEEVAKEV
- a CDS encoding GntR family transcriptional regulator: MAYQKEDQRSFSTPPTSQEAVLREIRQAIMTRRLKPGQWVRQLDLAKRLNVSAVPVREALRTLEAEGQVVYERHRGYKVVELSREQIEEIYLARRLLEDELTRRAVAKADAELIRCLERTIVRMNKLMEAGDVLGYTEANREFHFLLFEQAGLPKICRMVDILWQNSEVYRGLIFGPVWHKQVQKDHRAIFEACKSGDVAGAIAAQEVHRSNALAKIIALLEETEATRKGEV
- a CDS encoding acyl-CoA dehydrogenase family protein, translated to MENFLELDTLLSEEERAVRDRVRSFVEERVRPNIKGWYEEARFPRELVPEMGALGLLGMHLEGYGCAGRSAVEYGLACMELEAGDSGIRTFVSVQGSLAMSAIHRFGSEEQKQEWLPRMARGEAVGCFGLTEPTAGSDPASMKTFARRDGDGWVIEGAKRWIGMASIAEVAVIWARTDEEGNPVRGFLVPTAAQGFSATNIEPKLSMRASIQCDIELGGVRVPAGAMLPGAAGLRAPFSCLNEARYGIIWGSMGAARDCYECALEYSLRREQFGRPVASFQLTQKKLADMVVEIQKGMLLALHLGRMKDAGALKHQQISLGKLNNVREAIKIAREARAILGGNGVTLDYPPLRHANNLESVRTYEGTDEVHTLILGQAITGIEAFR
- a CDS encoding Asp-tRNA(Asn)/Glu-tRNA(Gln) amidotransferase GatCAB subunit A, with the protein product MTSPATFSVVEAARLIASGELSPVELTRSILERIERIDPRLKAYVAIFHEEALAEAKRAANEISMLGPRSSLHGIPVAIKDVYDIEGKPTLAGSRVRVGHIADADSEVVKRLREAGAIIVGKTVTHEFASGVTSPPTRNPWDLNRIPGGSSGGSGAALAADLCLAATGTDTAGSIRIPASVNGVVGLKPTFGRISKRGIVPLSWSLDHVGPLAKTVHDAALMLNTLAGYDPADVCSIKEPVRDFTDRIDCEISGFKVGVAQNWYLDRIGAAVAKATQEAARTFEDLGASVEEIEIQHLDLAMEIHSTILSAEASAYHQSMLPVASESYRRGTRVFLQAGQLIPATAYLNAQRARELIRQGFREAFSRVDVLIGPTLPTVAALFGSNKVEVNGTEEDITQAYTRLSIPANLAGLPALSVPCGYHLGLPLGLQLIGKPLDERTVLRAGHAYEQATNHHLKRPNLV
- a CDS encoding IS66 family transposase — protein: MRCSWRERGEAFREWLVPYAEGLGVEVLVSDDNDSYAVAASELGLSHQLCIAHVRKNVTKGADSILKQAKREYDEGDEKLRKLKEDLKTLRGLPRELHEEGAHEIGRLHRGYLWAAPPKRKGQRTKKATATYRMRMLTLKLWNEWRKVGLHLARPELGLDGTNNASERGIGKSKVKIQDDEGLQEHIERMKNGIALTQWLYGGEEECDLAGEMMAA